A segment of the Sphingomonas cannabina genome:
TCTCGGCCATGTTGCGCAGCGCGGCGATGTTGTGGACGTGCGGCGTGTAGAAGGTCCGTACCAGCAGGACACAGTGATAAAGCCGTTCGACCGTCTGATGCATTAGGAAGGCCGCATCCTTAAGCCGTCCCTGAGACTGGCTAAATCGAGCAGTCTCGAACATTCCAACAGCAGCTGGACACCACTCCTCGAAATACTCCTTAGCCATCGCCAGCGCCTGCTCGGGCGTCTTGGGCGTCGGCGTGCGCAGCTTGCGGTCGTCGCTCTCGTAGAGTGCGATGCCGTCGCGGACGATGTCCATGAAGAAGTAGCGGCCGTGGGCGAGGCCGTCGTTCACCTCCTGGAGCGAATGGACGATGAAGTTGACCGGCGTCTTGAGCGTCCTGGTGATCGACAGCTCGCGCATCAGCCGGTCCTCGGCGCCCGCCCAATAGTCCACCATGTCGGTGAGGCGCTTGTCGTTGACGATGACGAGCAGGTCGAAATCCGACCGGTAGCCCTTCTTGGTGTGCGGCTCGTCGACCCAGCCGCCGCGCGCATAGGAGCCGTAGAGGATGATCTTGAGGATGCGGCCCTTCTTCTTCCAGTCCTGGGTCGCAAGCGCCCGCGCCTCCTCGAATTCCTCGAACAGGATCTGCACGACGCGCTCGAGCTCGCGTCGCTTGGCCGCCGGCAGATGGTCGAGGTCGGTGCGCATGGAGCCCGAATCCTAGAGCGGGTTCGCTAGCATGCAAGCCGGCGGCGGATTTGCCGGGCCGGGCTGCCGCGTCGCGGGCGATGCAGCGCGTGCATCAGGCGCGGCCATCACTCGCCGCCAGCTGTGCGCCGATCAGCACGATCGCTTCGGCCAGCCGCCGCTCGACCTCGCCCATATCGATCCCGAGCCGCGCCGCGATCGCGGCATGGCCGAGCCCCTCGACCGCGCTCAGGCAATAGACCTCGCGCGGCCACAGCGGCAGGCGGTCGAGCGCGGCGCGGAGCGCCGCGCGGCGCTCGTCGTCGCTGCGGTCCATGAGCCGGGCACCCTCCCCTCCCCCAGCCGCCGCGGCCGGAACCGCGGCGGCCGGGCCGGGGCGCAGCACGCCGTCCGGGTCCGGGGCGAAGGCAAGCAGATAGTCGGCCGCCCTGCTCGCCGCGCTCGCGGCGCGGACGATCGCCTTGCCGTCCTCGCGCAGCACCGCCAGCCACGCCCCGATATAGTCGGCATGGCGCACGGTCGGCCGGATGCCGAACGATGCGCACAGGAACGCGCTCGCCATCTCCGCAACCAGCTCCTCGCGGGCATAGTCGCCGCTGCCGAAGCTGCCGCGCTGCTCGCGCGCGAGCCGGCTCACGTGGCCGGTCCAATGGCCGAGCTCGTGGAGCAAGGTGCGATACCAGTCGACCAGCGCGGAACGCGGCCGGCGGCGGCACCGCGACATAATCGGGACCAGGCGCATAATAGGCCTCGCCCCCGCCGATGCGCACGTCGGCGCCGCTCGCCGCGATCAGTGTCGCGACCTCGGGCAGGATGTCGAGGTCGCCTCGGACCTCGGAAGGCTGGGAGAGCGCGGCGGGCAGGCCGTCGCATTGGTCGACATTGAACAGGGTGAAGCGCTTGAGGAACGCGATCGCCCGCGCCTCGCGCCCCTCGTCGAACGCGCGCTCGGCCTCGCCCTTCGGCGTGAAGCGATCGGCATAGCAGACCGCTGTGCCCTGCTCGCCCTTGCGGACATGCCCGCCGAGGAGAAGGGCCTGGCGGTAGGTCAGTCAGCGCTGCGTCGCATAGCCGCGCGCGACCGCCGCCGCCCACAGGATCAGCACGTTGATCCCCGAATAGCGCCGCGCGCTCACGGCATTGGCCGGCAGCGCGCAGCCGCTCGGCACGCTGTCCCAAGGCCGCACCCAGGGCAGCCGCCCCTGCTCCAGCTCGGCGATCACCCGCGGGTCACCTCGCCATAGAGGTCCGCGCGATGGCCGGTATCCCTCATGATCCTCGCTCCTTCCTCCAAAAACCACCGCACCCGGCGCCGGAACGGCGGGGTGGGCGGCAGGAGCGGACCGGCAGTCCCGCCACCAGCGGCGGACCGCACCCGCGAAGCAGGGCCGAAACGCAGTGGAGGACCCCGGCCGAAGCCGGGGTTGCGGCGCGCCGCGGCGGGACTAGCGGGAAGCGACGCCCACCCCGCCGCACCGGTGCCGGAGGCACCAGCGCCAGCGCGGGCGGCAGCCCGCGCTGGCCGCTTCCGGTCGTCGCAGCACGACCGGCCGCCAGCACGCGCGGCACATCCGGCATCGATCATGAAGACGGCTCAGTCATCGCGAACAACGCGACTCCCCCGGCGGCGATTCCACCTTCGCGCTCGGGAAGTCGAGTGATGGCGTCAGAGGCTATGTCCTGTCGCGGGGAGGAACCGAGCATCGCGTCAAGATCGGCGATCTGCCGGAACGGCGCCTCCCCGAAGATGCTGGTCGAATCCTGAACTGCGTCGAGCCGCTTGTCCGGCGAGCAGAAGGCTTCGCCGGATCCGGTGCGTCCGTCTTAGGCCTCGACCTCGCTGCGCAACCGCCCAGCCATGGCTCAGGTCCAGCGCCTGCCGATTGCCATCGACAGTCAGGTGACCGCCGATACGCCGCGGCCCGATCCGCTGGAGATTCCAGGGCGAGCGCTCGACCGCGCGAAGCTCCGGCAATTGACCGGCAGCGGCAAGTCCGCCGCGACCCTTTCGATCACGCGCTCTCGAAGGCGCGGGCGAGCGATGGCGTGGCCGGCGTGAGATGCAGATAGCCGGCCGTGAAATCGCCGGCGACCTTGAGGCCCTCCCAGTCCGAGACGATCAGCTGGCGTGCCGAGGTCCTCAGCAGGCCCTCGGCGCGGAGCTTCTGGAGCGTCCGGTTGACGTGGACCGAGGTAAGCCCCGTCGTCTCGCCGAGCTGCTCCTGCGTCAATGGCCAGTAATATTCGAGCCTCTCGCAAACGCCCGCGGCTTCCTGGCGCAGTGCGAGCTCGCAGATCAGGTGCGCGATGCGCTGGCGCGCGTCGTGCCGCGCGACATTGATCAGCCACTCGCGCAGGATCGATGCGTCGACCATCGTGTCCGCCCACATCGCCTTGGCGATGTTGGGCGAGGCCAGCGCGAGCGCGAGAATCTCCTCGGCCGGGACGATCGCCACGCTCACCTCGGTCAGGGCCTGGATACTGTCGTCGGCGACGTCGAGCATCACATTGGGCAGGTCGACCAGATCGCCCTTGAGATGGATGGAGACGATCTGCCGCGCACCCTCGCCCGTGCATTTATGGCGATAGACGAAGCCGGAGAGCAGCACGCGACAATGCGTCGCCCGGTCGCCCTCGCGCACCAGGAAGCTGCCCCGCTCGAGGCGCGCGACGCGGTGCGGAAGCGCGAGCAGCGCATCGACTTCGGTTGAGCCGAGCGGGTGCCGGCGCGCGAGCTTCGCGATCATCGGCGAGAGAGGGGAAGTTTGGAACATCACAGCGTCCTTCGGCTTGGGGCGAAGGAAGCCAACCTCCAGCCGCCGACGCCCGAGATCGCTGGCCGACGATGCCTGTCCAACATAGGTTACACTGCTTCGTTCCAACCAGGGTTAATGGCAGGGACGACCGTTCCGACGGATCGCCTCCTGCTTCAGGCGAACCGAGAATGCGATTGGGCGCGGAACCGCCTCGATGCGTCTGATAGGAGTTGGTCGCACGGCTGCCAGGCTGGCGCGCAGATGTGATCTTCGGGCAACAGTCGCCGAGAGTTGGAACCGACCGGCGTCACGGACCCGTGACAGCGACTCCAGCATCCGGCTAGAGGCCGCCGCCCGTCGCCTCCGCGACGGTCTTACCTTTCAGGGGGAACAATGAAGAAGCATCTCGTTGCGCCGCTCGCGGCGCTCGTTCTCGCGACTCCGGCAATGGCGCAGGACATGGGCGGCGCCCGTGTTGAGGCCCACGTCGGCTATGACCGGGTCAATCTCGACGTCGATTACGACGACGGCGTCGACCAGTTCAGCGGGAGCGACGGCACCGACGGCGTCGCCTATGGCGTCGAGGCCGGCTACGACGTCGTGACCTCCGGCGTCGTGCTTGGCGTCTACGCTGGGCTCGATCTCGCCAGCACCGATTATTGCTCGGAAATCTACGGAGACGACGAGGCCTGCCTCAAGGCGCGCCGCAACATCACGCTCGGCGTGCGCGCCGGCGTGCCGGTCGGCCCGCGCACGCTGGTCTACGCCAAGGGCGGCTATTCCAATGGCCGGGTGAAGGCGACCTACGAGGACTTCGAAGGAATCCTCGACAGCGGCAAGGTGTCCGACAACCTCGATGGCTTCCATCTCGGCGCGGGCGTCCAGTCCGGCTTCGGCAAGAACCTCTATGCCAAGCTCGAGTATGTCTACACCAACTACAGCGGCTATGACATCGAGACGACGGACTTCGGCGCCAGCGCCGACTTCGATCGCCATCAGGTTTTGCTCGGGCTGGGCGTTCGCTTCTGATCGCCTGATCCATCTCATCCAGCTCGGATGATCGGCGCCCCGCTCAGGTCACTGGGCGGGGCGTTCTCCTACCTCGCTGAGCAGCTGATCGAGCCGGATTGCGATCGCCGTCATCGTCTCGATACCGAGCGGATCGCCGGCACGTGCCGCGGCGGCGATCCGCTCGGCGACATAGGCCGGCGCACGGCCGGCGTGCTGCCGCTCGATCGCCAGCGCGGCGCCCCAGAGCTGCTCGTCGCGGGTCATGGCAATAAGCCCAGCCAGCGCAACAGCGGCCAGCCGAGCAGGGCACCGGCATAGGCGCATCCCAGGATCAGAAGCGCGATATCCCGCAGGCGCCGCTTCATAGCCAGGTCCCGACGCCGCCATGGTGGGAGCAGGTGCCGCGGCGGCTGTGGCTGAAGCTCCACGATCCGTCACGGCATCGCGCGGTCGCGCCCGGCGGCCGGCGGTCCTCGAACACGGGCCGGTGCACGACATGCCCGTCGGCGGAGCGATAATAGGCGCCGCCGAACAGCGATCCATCGAGCACGCGCGACAACGGCCGCCGGAGCGTACGCATGAGCGGGCGGTGCGGCTTGGCTATCCTCGCATGCGGCGCAGCCTGGCGGCGGCGCTCGCGCCGCGCATCGGTCGGCGCCGCGATCACGGCGGCGCAGGCAATGCACAGCGCGAGGCGGGCGATCACTGCGGCGTCGTCACCGCGGCTGGAGTCGGCGTCACCGGCGCCGCGGGCGATGCCGCCATGTTCTTGCGGACGAACACCGACTGGTTGATCTTTTCGAACGCGTCCGAATAGACGGCGGGATCGTAGATCGGCTCCTCGTCCTGCGCGCCCGAGCCGTAGATGGTCGACCTCATCTTCGCCATCACGAAGCTCAGGCGCACGTTGGTGATACCGGGCGCGCGTTCCTCAATGAACGCCGAGACGACCGGCGATTTCTTCGATTTGCCGAACCCGCTCCACAGGCTATAGGTCAGCTTCGACTTGGTCGAGGAGACCCCGGTGATGAGGCCCGTGTCCTTGTCAGCCGCCTGGATCCGATAGCCCGCGTCCTGCAGCACGGTCATCACCGCGCCGAACACCAGCGCCTTGTCGCCTTCGATGTCGCGCGACTGCATCTGCTGGATCTCGAGCGCGCTGCGCTCCACCTTCTTCCCTGCCTCGGCGACACTGCCGGTGCAGGCGAGAGCAACTGCTCCCGCGAACAACATCCCCCTCATCATTTCCCCCTTTTTAGAATGAGCTGCTGCGGCTCTGGAAATCGCTCACGACCTTGTCCGGGCCGAACTTGATGATCAGCGTCATCGTGCGCTGGGTCTGCTCGCTTCTCGACTTGCGCGATCCGAAGCCGAGGCCGCCTCCGCCACCGACACCCCCGCCGCCCCCGCCGAGCAGCATCCCGATCGAGAAGCCCGACGACTTGTCGTAGGTCACCGTCGCGTGGCGGTCGTAGACCCACATCTCACGGCCGTTGCCGTCGATGGTGGTGATGTTCGGCGCGCCGAACGTCTCGAGCACCTCCGCCTGCGTGGTGGTCCCGACCTTCACGGTCATCTGCACCATGCCGTGCGTCAGCGCATCATTCTTCTCGGTCCGTTGCGCCATGGCCGGCGCGGCGCATGCCGCAACGGCGAGCGCGATGGCGATCGTCTTCACAAGAGCCCCCTTCGACTCGGCTGCCCCCGCAGCCGACCATCGTTTCAGTGGAAACGGAAATCGTTCTGCCCGTCAAGCAATCGACCTTCGCCTCCTCGCCAGGGAGCGCTTTTCTTTTCCGGAAGCTACGCTAGTTCGATCGCCAATCTTGGAAATCGAGAATGCGCACGCTCGCCACCTTTTTGCTCGCCGCGAGCGTCACCCTCACGGGATGCAACACCATCGAGGGCGCCGGAAAGGATGTTGCCTCGGTTGGACAAACCGTTGCCAAGACAGCGAACAAGGCGAAATAAGCGGGAGCGGCGAGCTTACGCCGAGCATTCAGCCGCCCGGCTCTCGCCGCCCCTTATTCGACGAGGACCCGCGAGCATAAAGGTGGGCGACTGTTGACGCTCACTCGAGGCTTATGCCGACGCTGAATCAGAGTTCGGCGTGGGACAGAAGGGGTGTCGATCACCCTATCAACGAGCGGCACGACTGATGATACAGTCTTGCGATGCGACGCCCCATCATCAGCGACGAAAGCCCTTGGTCCGTCAAGGTGCTCATGTTTGTGCTGCTGACCCCGGTGCTCCTCGCTTTTGTCGCTCTGAAGCTCGTTCTCATACCATTTGAACGACCAGTGAAGCGGACGCCGGACGAGGTTGCGCGCTACCTCAGAGACTTTCTGAACGGCACGGGTGGCCCGTGGGATTGGGATGATTTCATCTCAATACCGATTGCCGATCCGCGGCTCGAAGACCTCAGACGCCGAGCAGCAAACCTCGATTTACCGATGGCCGGTGCTGAAACAGCACCTCTCCAGGCGCTCGTAGCTGAAGCAGAAATGATAGCGGACGCCGGCGTGACCGCAGCCTGATACAGCCCAACGGCTCGTCTTGGGGGACACGCGCCGCCGCCTTTAGCCACGAGGCCTGGACATGCGCGGCGGCCACCCGGCAATAGTCGCGCCGTCGAGCGCGCCTCCAGCGAAATTCTCAGCCTCGGCGCCGCCTATTGCAACACATTATCAGAATATCGACACCGATCTGCGATGCAAGAGACAAGAAGCAACGCGCGTCTTGGCGCCGCCGGCCCCCTCCACTTCACGAAAAGTGGAGCTTGGTCGGGGCTGTTATATTGCCGGCCTACGGTCGCATTCTTTGACTACGTCCGGACCAGGAATGAGCGGATCAGGCCACGCGAATGAACATCTTCGTGGCCGGATTCCGCACTCGCTGCGGGACAGGTGAGTATCTCCTGGCAGGGTACACCGAATGGACATTCATCGAGCACCACCGCCGAACCGAGCAGGACCCGTGTTGAGGCAGCGGCCACCATGTCGACATTGGGGCGCTTGAACTCGGCTGGCGCCGGAAAATGTTCGGTCACGATGATGTTGGCAAAGTTGGGAAGCATCCGATCGAGAGCCGCCTTGATCTGGGCATTCGACAGGTGCTGGAAGACCTGCCGGACCAGGCAGAGATCTCCGGCCGGCAATGGGTCCCGGGCGATGTCGAGGCACGCGAAGCGCATCTTCTCGGAGCCAAGCTTCTTCTGGTGCGCAGCGATCAGATCTTCGACGACGTCGATTCCGGTGTAATGCTCGCACGCCCGGGCGATCTGACTGCCGATGACCATGTCGCCGCATCCGAGATCGACAATCCGGCGGATATTATTGTCCCGTACGTATCGGATGACGAGCTCGACATAGGCATCCGCCGCTGCGCCCCGCGATCCTGGTCCGGAGTAGAAGGATGCCGTATCCCTCCCCCAAAGATTCTTCTCATAAATCTCGGAGAATATTCTGCCGGTATCGCGAAATCGCGACCGCAGCGCGCCAGGACCATAGCGAAGATAGAGGCTCGACCGGCGGATGAACGCGGGCACCAAAGCCATGCCCTTTCTCCCCAAGATCCGAACCTCTCAAATCGTGTATCGCCCAACGGGCGACTTCCCCACAGCTGAACTGCTCGCTTCCGGACGACGTTCTCGCCAGCGATGCCCTCGAATCCGTCAAGCATGTGGGCGGAGGAAGGTCATAATGGCTCACTGCTCCTGCGCGAATTTCGCTGTCGCCGACGCGCGGTCGACTGGAGAGCAGCCGACGCGATGAAGCAACTCGAAGCTTCGATCACACCGCCTCCAGCGAGAATTCCAGGCCGAACGTTGACGCGACAACCACCCCGATCAGCTTCAACGCGTTCGCCCAGCGCGTGATCATGAACACGCGCGCCTGCTCGAG
Coding sequences within it:
- a CDS encoding DUF3761 domain-containing protein, coding for MIARLALCIACAAVIAAPTDARRERRRQAAPHARIAKPHRPLMRTLRRPLSRVLDGSLFGGAYYRSADGHVVHRPVFEDRRPPGATARCRDGSWSFSHSRRGTCSHHGGVGTWL
- a CDS encoding outer membrane protein; protein product: MKKHLVAPLAALVLATPAMAQDMGGARVEAHVGYDRVNLDVDYDDGVDQFSGSDGTDGVAYGVEAGYDVVTSGVVLGVYAGLDLASTDYCSEIYGDDEACLKARRNITLGVRAGVPVGPRTLVYAKGGYSNGRVKATYEDFEGILDSGKVSDNLDGFHLGAGVQSGFGKNLYAKLEYVYTNYSGYDIETTDFGASADFDRHQVLLGLGVRF
- a CDS encoding class I SAM-dependent methyltransferase, with translation MALVPAFIRRSSLYLRYGPGALRSRFRDTGRIFSEIYEKNLWGRDTASFYSGPGSRGAAADAYVELVIRYVRDNNIRRIVDLGCGDMVIGSQIARACEHYTGIDVVEDLIAAHQKKLGSEKMRFACLDIARDPLPAGDLCLVRQVFQHLSNAQIKAALDRMLPNFANIIVTEHFPAPAEFKRPNVDMVAAASTRVLLGSAVVLDECPFGVPCQEILTCPAASAESGHEDVHSRGLIRSFLVRT
- a CDS encoding DUF6961 family protein; translated protein: MTRDEQLWGAALAIERQHAGRAPAYVAERIAAAARAGDPLGIETMTAIAIRLDQLLSEVGERPAQ
- a CDS encoding nucleotidyltransferase and HEPN domain-containing protein — encoded protein: MRTDLDHLPAAKRRELERVVQILFEEFEEARALATQDWKKKGRILKIILYGSYARGGWVDEPHTKKGYRSDFDLLVIVNDKRLTDMVDYWAGAEDRLMRELSITRTLKTPVNFIVHSLQEVNDGLAHGRYFFMDIVRDGIALYESDDRKLRTPTPKTPEQALAMAKEYFEEWCPAAVGMFETARFSQSQGRLKDAAFLMHQTVERLYHCVLLVRTFYTPHVHNIAALRNMAEKLDSRLAQVWPSGTRRERGIFSKLKDAYVKARYSKHYRITMEELTWLAAQIEELGRVVHLVCSERLAELEREANAAT
- a CDS encoding sigma factor-like helix-turn-helix DNA-binding protein, whose protein sequence is MDRSDDERRAALRAALDRLPLWPREVYCLSAVEGLGHAAIAARLGIDMGEVERRLAEAIVLIGAQLAASDGRA
- a CDS encoding Crp/Fnr family transcriptional regulator, translated to MFQTSPLSPMIAKLARRHPLGSTEVDALLALPHRVARLERGSFLVREGDRATHCRVLLSGFVYRHKCTGEGARQIVSIHLKGDLVDLPNVMLDVADDSIQALTEVSVAIVPAEEILALALASPNIAKAMWADTMVDASILREWLINVARHDARQRIAHLICELALRQEAAGVCERLEYYWPLTQEQLGETTGLTSVHVNRTLQKLRAEGLLRTSARQLIVSDWEGLKVAGDFTAGYLHLTPATPSLARAFESA